In Tautonia rosea, a single window of DNA contains:
- a CDS encoding DUF1501 domain-containing protein, with translation MATSRTCDGVRRRDFLKIGVLGGTGLTLSTFLRLAEAGEVRAGRATSAIHINLGGGPSHLDTFDPKPEAPDGIRGEFETISTAIPGVSISEHLPKLAQCADHYTIIRGVSHSVAAHDLGTKYLNTGNRPLPSLVFPGYGAVVSKELASPRDIPPFVAIPNTPQVAGYLGVEYAPFSTQNAPRAGQPFNVRGISIGRGLTVEEVGRRRNLLQQIDQTFAGYESSDLINGLDAFSQRAYDIISSPRSREAFDISRESQSVTRLFGRDPFSQSCLLASRLVESGVRFVAVSHGGWDTHQDNFNRLKARNLPELDAGLSGLFLALAQKGLLESTLVMVSGEFGRTPKINPRGGRDHFPRAMFVVMGGGGIAGGRVIGASDETGSGPASGSGIAPDDVAATLFTCLGIDPQAEYHTPTGRPVAIVRNGTPITEAFA, from the coding sequence ATGGCTACGAGCCGGACGTGCGACGGTGTCCGTCGCCGCGATTTTCTCAAGATCGGAGTCCTCGGGGGAACCGGGCTGACGCTCTCCACGTTCCTGCGACTGGCCGAGGCCGGGGAGGTGCGTGCAGGACGGGCGACCTCGGCCATTCACATCAATCTCGGGGGTGGACCCTCGCATCTCGATACGTTCGACCCCAAGCCTGAGGCTCCTGACGGGATTCGAGGCGAATTCGAGACAATTTCCACGGCGATTCCTGGGGTCTCGATCAGTGAACATCTGCCGAAATTGGCTCAGTGCGCCGACCATTACACGATCATTCGTGGGGTGAGTCACTCCGTCGCGGCGCACGATCTGGGGACGAAGTACCTGAACACCGGCAACCGTCCTCTGCCGTCCCTCGTCTTTCCTGGTTATGGAGCGGTGGTGAGCAAGGAACTTGCCTCTCCCCGCGACATCCCGCCCTTTGTGGCCATCCCAAACACGCCGCAGGTCGCCGGATATCTGGGTGTCGAATACGCTCCGTTCAGCACCCAGAATGCCCCCCGAGCCGGTCAGCCGTTCAACGTGCGGGGTATCTCGATCGGACGAGGATTGACGGTTGAAGAAGTGGGCCGGCGTCGGAACTTGCTCCAGCAGATTGACCAGACCTTTGCGGGTTATGAATCGAGCGACCTGATCAACGGGCTCGATGCCTTTTCGCAGCGCGCGTACGACATCATCAGCTCCCCGCGATCGCGAGAGGCGTTCGACATCAGTCGAGAGTCTCAATCGGTCACTCGCCTGTTCGGTCGCGATCCCTTTTCCCAAAGCTGTTTACTCGCCTCACGGCTGGTCGAATCGGGTGTTCGGTTTGTCGCAGTTTCGCACGGTGGTTGGGACACGCATCAGGATAACTTCAACCGCCTGAAAGCCCGGAATCTCCCCGAACTCGACGCCGGCCTTTCCGGTCTTTTCCTGGCCCTCGCTCAAAAGGGCTTGCTGGAATCCACGCTCGTCATGGTTTCCGGAGAGTTCGGCCGCACCCCGAAAATCAACCCGAGGGGAGGTCGAGACCACTTCCCCCGAGCCATGTTCGTGGTCATGGGAGGCGGTGGGATCGCTGGCGGCCGCGTCATCGGAGCCAGCGACGAGACCGGTTCTGGACCTGCCTCCGGCTCCGGTATTGCCCCCGACGATGTCGCGGCGACCCTCTTTACTTGCCTGGGCATCGATCCTCAGGCCGAATACCACACCCCTACCGGCCGACCCGTCGCCATTGTTCGAAACGGCACTCCGATTACCGAGGCGTTCGCCTGA
- a CDS encoding cold shock and DUF1294 domain-containing protein, which produces MSQEAQGVVVSFDDDRGFGFIRTSALKEDVFVHVSAIEGGGLLRPGQRVRFSVEPGDRGPRAVRVIPGSVGLTPARTAAVGLLGFLVVATIGLVMIGLPWQVAWLILVNAATLAVWTWDKHRAVRDGRRVPEAVLLGLAAIGGSVGAWIGIGGLGHKRRKSRFVLAMGVITGLQGIGILLWLLGVFQGSS; this is translated from the coding sequence ATGAGTCAAGAGGCCCAGGGAGTCGTCGTCTCGTTCGACGATGATCGTGGATTTGGATTCATCCGGACTTCGGCTCTGAAGGAGGACGTATTCGTTCACGTTTCGGCGATCGAAGGGGGTGGTCTCCTGCGTCCGGGACAGCGGGTTCGGTTCTCGGTTGAGCCAGGTGATCGAGGGCCCCGAGCGGTGCGAGTCATTCCGGGATCGGTCGGGTTGACGCCTGCTCGCACGGCAGCCGTGGGACTGCTCGGGTTCCTCGTCGTGGCGACGATCGGCCTGGTCATGATCGGTCTGCCGTGGCAGGTTGCCTGGCTGATCCTCGTAAATGCCGCGACTCTCGCAGTTTGGACCTGGGATAAACATCGAGCGGTGCGAGACGGTCGACGCGTGCCCGAGGCAGTCTTGCTCGGCCTGGCGGCCATCGGCGGATCGGTGGGAGCCTGGATCGGGATTGGCGGGCTTGGTCACAAGCGCCGAAAGTCGCGGTTCGTACTCGCAATGGGTGTCATTACCGGCCTGCAAGGGATTGGGATCTTGTTGTGGCTGCTGGGGGTTTTCCAGGGTTCGTCCTGA
- a CDS encoding lipopolysaccharide biosynthesis protein — MSSTTLKPVTPPPPSPSPSATESESTARPLPPILGKLLSGTFWLALRTPLQALTAFWSVPLMIGAFGQGEFGAYRFAWGLGFFQFLLEFGMSSALQREVSDRWTRGDRGGVDRAITCGTLFYAAIALVQSLVLLVIAYGVMPYSKFSGNDYSLIVKLLWIQILTSPSYGIGVVVSSILQAARRYEVLPRYEFLIVAVRFVVLIGGIALGAGLLTIVIAQTVVSIALSFGPALWVIRREVDYRPKFVRVGLRDFKGLAQLSVFMFLIQLSVVLADKIDTTILGFVLEAPAKAVSAYTAVSSPFLQLRQMGWTLAYFVMPAVASLAAAGDREGLDRVTYDGARLHSAFVLSIGVMAFLYAGPFLELWIGSQFPGEIPELTHLMRLFLVATIPLLVAVHVQVCTGLGKLAVVAVAAIAGAVVNLPVSYFLTIQLGVAGVIWGTVLTTLFSNLLVPVIYTFRVLDVKPRVYLRRTLLAPAMGASVMVVTSLLLQGTGFSADPNSANSVMRLVPLASHLCLAGLAFVAGYTLIPAGRSDLKRVLSRLRMPETPA; from the coding sequence GTGAGCTCGACCACGTTGAAGCCGGTGACCCCGCCACCGCCGTCTCCCTCACCTTCGGCGACCGAGTCGGAATCAACCGCTCGGCCCTTACCGCCGATCCTGGGAAAACTTCTCAGCGGCACGTTCTGGCTTGCGCTCCGGACTCCTTTGCAGGCACTCACCGCCTTCTGGAGCGTCCCCTTGATGATCGGGGCGTTTGGTCAGGGGGAATTCGGCGCCTATCGCTTTGCCTGGGGGCTTGGGTTCTTCCAGTTTCTGCTGGAATTTGGGATGAGCTCCGCCTTGCAGCGAGAGGTGTCCGACCGCTGGACGCGGGGGGATCGGGGCGGTGTGGATCGGGCGATCACCTGCGGAACACTCTTTTACGCGGCGATTGCGCTGGTGCAGTCGTTGGTGCTGCTGGTCATCGCGTACGGGGTCATGCCCTATTCGAAGTTCAGCGGCAACGATTACAGCCTGATCGTGAAGCTACTCTGGATCCAGATCTTGACCTCGCCGAGCTATGGCATTGGCGTGGTCGTTTCAAGCATCCTTCAGGCGGCTCGACGCTATGAAGTGCTCCCGCGTTACGAGTTTCTCATCGTCGCGGTCCGGTTTGTCGTTCTGATCGGCGGCATTGCGCTTGGGGCGGGGTTGCTGACGATCGTCATCGCCCAGACCGTCGTCTCGATTGCGCTAAGCTTCGGCCCGGCGCTCTGGGTCATCCGACGCGAGGTGGATTATCGGCCGAAGTTTGTTCGGGTGGGCTTGCGAGACTTCAAGGGATTGGCCCAGCTCAGCGTCTTCATGTTCCTGATCCAGTTGAGCGTGGTGCTGGCCGACAAGATCGACACGACGATTCTTGGTTTCGTACTGGAGGCTCCTGCCAAGGCGGTCTCCGCCTACACGGCCGTCAGTAGCCCCTTCCTGCAACTGAGGCAGATGGGGTGGACCCTTGCCTATTTCGTGATGCCCGCCGTCGCCAGCCTGGCAGCGGCCGGAGATCGTGAAGGACTCGACCGGGTCACGTATGACGGGGCTCGCTTGCATTCAGCGTTTGTCCTGTCGATCGGTGTGATGGCGTTTCTGTACGCTGGTCCGTTCCTGGAACTCTGGATTGGTTCACAGTTTCCAGGGGAAATCCCGGAACTGACCCATTTGATGCGGCTATTTTTGGTCGCCACGATTCCCTTACTGGTCGCGGTCCATGTACAGGTTTGTACAGGACTGGGAAAACTGGCCGTGGTGGCTGTGGCGGCGATCGCGGGAGCGGTGGTCAATCTGCCGGTGAGTTATTTCCTCACGATCCAGCTCGGGGTCGCGGGAGTGATCTGGGGGACGGTGCTGACCACCTTGTTCTCGAACCTGCTTGTCCCAGTGATCTACACCTTCCGAGTGCTTGACGTGAAACCCCGAGTGTATCTGCGACGCACCCTGCTGGCCCCAGCGATGGGAGCCTCGGTGATGGTTGTGACAAGCCTGTTGCTTCAAGGAACCGGATTCTCCGCTGACCCCAACAGTGCCAACTCGGTCATGCGGCTCGTTCCTCTGGCAAGCCATTTGTGCCTCGCGGGATTGGCCTTTGTGGCAGGGTATACCCTCATTCCCGCAGGCCGCTCCGACCTGAAACGGGTACTCTCGCGATTACGAATGCCGGAGACACCCGCCTGA
- a CDS encoding retropepsin-like aspartic protease family protein gives MSRPRSFSLLTLLASVGLFSTSSVVEAKQDPQIGQTFRIPYRLTETNHFIVRTRINGKGPFNLVVDTGAPALFLSEEAAQSSGLKLNDRRYFTRIDRLEFEGGAELDDVQARVEDIFQLVGMNALGLPGVRIDGMLGFNVLARYKIEIDPTDDRMTWTRLDYNPRDLPDPGRRGNNAPAEVQAMGLLGGVAKLAAVFVGKQPEDQLIPRGFLGLELSETDGVLLVTGVLPGSAAEEAGVAPGDRLVRVLGRSVQSLDEARSAISRIEPGDRVEVHLVPAEGEADDDAQKLTLTAGKGL, from the coding sequence ATGTCGCGACCCAGGTCATTTTCGCTCCTGACGCTGCTGGCGAGTGTCGGCCTTTTCTCGACGTCTTCGGTCGTCGAGGCAAAGCAAGACCCCCAGATCGGCCAGACGTTCCGCATCCCTTACCGCTTGACCGAGACGAACCACTTCATCGTCCGGACCCGGATCAATGGCAAGGGACCGTTCAATCTTGTCGTCGATACCGGCGCCCCGGCCCTCTTCCTCTCGGAAGAAGCGGCTCAATCCTCGGGCCTGAAGCTGAACGACCGCCGCTACTTCACCCGGATTGACCGTCTTGAATTCGAAGGGGGCGCCGAGCTTGACGATGTTCAGGCTCGGGTCGAAGACATCTTTCAACTGGTGGGCATGAATGCGCTCGGGCTTCCTGGCGTGCGCATCGACGGCATGCTCGGCTTCAATGTGCTGGCACGTTACAAGATTGAGATCGACCCGACCGACGACCGCATGACGTGGACCCGGCTTGATTACAATCCCCGAGACCTCCCCGACCCTGGCCGACGAGGCAACAACGCCCCGGCCGAGGTCCAGGCGATGGGATTGCTCGGAGGAGTGGCCAAGCTCGCGGCCGTCTTCGTCGGCAAGCAACCAGAAGACCAACTCATTCCCCGAGGCTTCCTCGGGCTTGAACTCAGCGAGACCGACGGAGTGTTGCTCGTGACCGGAGTCTTGCCTGGTTCCGCCGCCGAGGAGGCTGGAGTCGCCCCTGGTGATCGGCTCGTGAGGGTGCTCGGCCGTTCAGTTCAATCGCTCGACGAGGCCCGATCGGCCATCTCGCGTATTGAGCCTGGCGATCGTGTCGAGGTTCATCTCGTCCCTGCTGAAGGCGAGGCCGATGACGACGCTCAGAAACTGACCCTCACCGCCGGAAAGGGACTTTGA
- a CDS encoding PDZ domain-containing protein: protein MSLAPKRQPMAMATAALLLFGLGAKCLEPTPQVVAEPEVKVDVPFEMLPSNHMLVAVSLNGEGPFNLIFDVGSPVTLIGNNAAKQAKIIDGNAPFAFLFAARGEAEVDSMQVGDLTTEEVPVIVMDHPVVSALGRMLNKPIDGLVGHSFFARYKTTIDYQAKVMSFEPVDHEIRDFISGLPDRMMGPKVARRIILEPAALFGITLENSSDEFPDGVVIASVVPDSPAALAGLQAGDVMTTLDGRWTTNVADAYAAASKVEPGQEVAVIVRREGEEISLSITPKAGF from the coding sequence ATGAGCCTTGCACCAAAACGCCAGCCGATGGCGATGGCTACCGCCGCCTTGCTCCTGTTTGGCCTGGGGGCAAAGTGCTTGGAGCCGACCCCACAAGTTGTTGCGGAGCCCGAAGTCAAGGTTGACGTCCCCTTCGAGATGCTCCCCTCGAACCACATGCTCGTTGCCGTCTCGCTCAACGGAGAAGGCCCGTTCAACCTGATTTTCGATGTCGGTTCCCCCGTCACGCTGATTGGAAACAACGCGGCGAAGCAGGCAAAGATCATCGACGGGAATGCTCCGTTTGCCTTCCTCTTTGCGGCCCGAGGAGAAGCTGAGGTCGACTCCATGCAGGTCGGCGACTTGACCACCGAAGAGGTCCCTGTGATCGTCATGGATCACCCGGTCGTCTCGGCACTCGGGCGCATGCTCAACAAGCCGATCGACGGGCTTGTCGGGCACTCCTTCTTCGCCCGATACAAGACGACGATCGACTACCAGGCCAAGGTGATGAGCTTCGAGCCGGTCGACCACGAGATCCGCGACTTCATCAGCGGACTCCCCGATCGGATGATGGGCCCCAAGGTCGCCCGTCGGATCATTCTTGAACCGGCTGCACTGTTTGGGATCACCCTGGAAAACTCCTCGGACGAGTTTCCCGACGGCGTGGTCATTGCCTCGGTCGTTCCTGACTCTCCCGCTGCCCTTGCCGGGCTTCAGGCCGGCGATGTGATGACCACGCTCGACGGCCGGTGGACGACGAACGTGGCCGACGCCTACGCCGCCGCATCAAAAGTCGAACCCGGACAGGAAGTCGCGGTGATCGTCCGTCGAGAAGGCGAGGAGATCTCCCTCTCAATCACCCCGAAGGCCGGCTTCTGA
- a CDS encoding 2,3-bisphosphoglycerate-independent phosphoglycerate mutase → MNQQELIKQLRDDNKTKIVMLIADGLGGLPIEPGGPTELEEANTPNLDRLATEGTVGLSIPVAHGIAPGSGPGHLGLFGFDPIEYQIGRGVLEALGIGVEVGPQDVAIRGNFCTIDAEGRVTDRRAGRIPSEVGETLVAKLAEGVKIDGVETLVKPVREYRLVVRFRGEGLGDKVLDTDPLQTGLHTLQPKATDPGSEKTAKVAAEFLRQAKEILKDEQPANFLMMRGFAKFPDIATMEDVYGLKSAAIAVYPMYRGLAKLVGMTVVEPGKTIADQFAVAKQQWGNFDFFFIHYKYTDSTGEDGNFAEKVKVIEALDKELPALMALNPDVVIVSGDHSTPSRMKSHSFHPVPLLIWAPATVRPDEVTSFGERPCMRGGLGQILAKHIMPLAMAHANRLQKFGA, encoded by the coding sequence ATGAATCAGCAGGAACTCATCAAGCAACTCCGAGACGACAATAAGACCAAGATCGTCATGCTGATTGCTGACGGTCTGGGAGGATTGCCCATCGAGCCGGGCGGGCCAACGGAACTGGAGGAGGCGAATACGCCGAACCTCGATCGCCTGGCGACGGAAGGAACAGTTGGGTTAAGCATTCCAGTCGCTCACGGCATTGCGCCGGGCTCGGGGCCGGGACACCTGGGGCTGTTCGGGTTCGACCCGATCGAATATCAGATCGGCCGAGGCGTGCTCGAGGCGCTCGGGATCGGCGTGGAGGTCGGTCCGCAGGACGTCGCGATTCGGGGAAACTTCTGCACGATTGACGCTGAGGGGAGGGTGACCGACCGCCGCGCGGGCCGGATTCCGTCGGAAGTGGGCGAGACGCTGGTGGCGAAGTTGGCGGAAGGGGTGAAGATCGACGGGGTGGAGACTCTGGTCAAGCCGGTTCGAGAGTATCGCCTGGTCGTCCGATTCCGAGGAGAAGGGCTCGGGGACAAGGTACTCGATACCGACCCGCTCCAGACCGGACTGCACACGTTACAGCCGAAGGCGACCGATCCCGGTTCTGAGAAGACGGCGAAAGTCGCCGCCGAGTTTCTCCGTCAGGCGAAAGAGATTCTCAAGGACGAACAGCCTGCCAACTTTTTGATGATGCGAGGGTTCGCCAAGTTCCCAGACATTGCCACAATGGAGGACGTCTACGGCTTGAAGTCAGCGGCAATCGCGGTCTATCCGATGTATCGCGGTCTGGCGAAGCTGGTGGGCATGACCGTGGTGGAGCCGGGGAAGACAATCGCCGATCAGTTTGCGGTGGCCAAGCAGCAGTGGGGAAATTTCGACTTTTTCTTCATCCACTACAAGTACACCGACAGCACCGGCGAGGACGGCAACTTCGCCGAAAAGGTCAAGGTGATCGAGGCGCTCGACAAGGAATTGCCGGCCTTGATGGCCTTGAACCCCGATGTCGTAATCGTTTCCGGTGATCACTCGACGCCAAGCCGGATGAAGTCGCACAGCTTCCACCCGGTTCCGCTCTTGATCTGGGCTCCGGCGACGGTTCGCCCCGACGAGGTGACGAGCTTCGGCGAGCGCCCGTGCATGAGAGGCGGGCTCGGCCAGATTCTTGCCAAGCACATCATGCCACTGGCGATGGCCCATGCGAACCGGCTTCAGAAGTTCGGTGCCTGA
- a CDS encoding PAS domain-containing sensor histidine kinase codes for MVDSRIPAIFDAVPDALVVLDEQGTIIWLNPGTESLFGYRREELQGRPVETLIPDGLLYSDRGDNGREPPRRPIREATGIELLGRRKDGANVPVEVRSSRVEGDEHLIVCVVRDITEPKRAQEELDRFFRLSLDMLCIAGLDGYFKRLNPAWQRTLGFTVEELLAEPFLSFVHPEDREETLAEVRRLSLGVDTIAFENRYRCKNGSYKWILWNATPFLHESLIVAVAHDITNRKRAEDQLRAQNLRLQEVARSERQAHEALKQAEVQLVQSEKLSALGQMVAGVAHEINNPLAYVSNNIAVLRRDFGDLRDLVRLYHEAEALFDERCPKLVARIRDHADRIDLPYILANVEGLINRSGEGLKRIQGIVKDLRDFARLDSGGLSEVDLNDCLRSTVNIIAGRATQQGVEVVRDLAPLPSITCDPGKVNQVLLNLMTNALDACPEGGTMTLRTRPAAGGVEIHVIDTGQGIDPAIRGKVFDPFFTTKPLGKGTGLGLSISYGIVRDHSGEITVESVPGQGTHFTINLPSAPQGVVPPPNPSIPISKYKQN; via the coding sequence ATGGTCGATTCGAGAATCCCTGCAATCTTCGACGCCGTGCCCGATGCCCTCGTCGTGCTTGACGAGCAAGGGACCATCATTTGGCTCAATCCCGGCACGGAGTCGCTCTTCGGCTATCGCCGTGAGGAACTTCAAGGTCGTCCCGTGGAGACTCTGATTCCAGACGGGCTCCTGTACTCGGACCGGGGGGACAACGGCCGAGAGCCTCCGCGTCGACCCATTCGAGAGGCGACCGGGATCGAATTGCTCGGTCGGCGCAAGGACGGAGCCAACGTCCCCGTGGAGGTCCGAAGCAGTCGGGTTGAGGGGGATGAGCACCTCATCGTCTGCGTGGTCCGGGACATCACCGAGCCGAAGCGGGCCCAGGAGGAACTGGATCGCTTCTTCCGGCTCTCGCTCGACATGCTCTGCATTGCCGGGCTCGACGGCTATTTCAAGCGGCTGAATCCCGCCTGGCAACGCACGCTGGGCTTCACCGTCGAGGAACTACTGGCCGAGCCGTTCCTGAGCTTCGTCCATCCGGAGGACCGTGAGGAGACCCTGGCGGAGGTCCGGAGGCTTTCCTTGGGCGTCGACACCATTGCCTTCGAGAATCGCTACCGCTGCAAGAACGGTTCGTACAAGTGGATCCTCTGGAACGCGACCCCGTTCCTCCACGAGAGCCTGATCGTCGCCGTTGCCCACGACATCACCAATCGGAAGCGGGCCGAGGATCAACTCCGCGCACAGAACCTCCGCTTGCAGGAGGTCGCCCGCTCCGAACGCCAGGCTCACGAGGCGTTAAAGCAGGCTGAGGTCCAGTTGGTGCAGTCCGAGAAGCTCTCTGCGCTCGGCCAGATGGTGGCCGGCGTCGCCCACGAGATCAACAACCCGTTGGCCTATGTCAGCAACAACATCGCCGTACTCCGCCGCGACTTTGGCGACCTCCGAGACCTGGTGCGGCTCTATCACGAAGCCGAGGCCCTGTTCGATGAGCGGTGTCCCAAACTCGTGGCCCGCATTCGGGATCACGCCGATCGGATCGACCTCCCCTACATCCTGGCGAACGTCGAGGGGTTGATCAACCGCTCTGGGGAAGGACTCAAACGGATTCAGGGAATTGTTAAGGATCTCCGGGACTTCGCCCGCCTGGATTCGGGGGGGCTGAGTGAGGTCGACCTGAACGATTGCCTTCGCTCGACCGTGAACATCATCGCCGGCCGTGCCACGCAGCAGGGTGTGGAGGTGGTGCGAGACCTGGCCCCATTACCGTCGATCACCTGCGATCCGGGCAAAGTGAACCAGGTCCTCCTCAACCTGATGACCAACGCTTTGGACGCCTGTCCTGAAGGAGGCACGATGACCCTGCGGACCCGGCCCGCCGCCGGAGGCGTGGAGATTCACGTCATCGACACCGGACAGGGCATCGACCCGGCAATCCGGGGCAAGGTCTTCGACCCGTTCTTCACGACCAAGCCCCTCGGCAAGGGGACTGGCCTGGGGCTGAGCATCAGTTATGGAATTGTCCGGGACCACAGCGGCGAGATCACCGTGGAGTCGGTCCCCGGTCAGGGAACGCACTTCACAATCAACCTGCCTTCGGCGCCGCAGGGGGTCGTCCCCCCACCCAACCCATCAATTCCGATCAGCAAGTATAAGCAGAACTGA
- a CDS encoding sodium-dependent bicarbonate transport family permease, with translation MVGEFWENFRHNLFKPLLLFFYAGFLIPLLGVKFEFPYVIYQGLTIYLLIAIGWHGGEELAELDSSSIGTALGFMGVGFVTNLSIGLLAFVMLRTLTRLRRIDAATVAGYYGSDSAGTFVTCLGVLASLNLAYAPYMPVMLAIMEIPGCLVALVLVGMLRKRGMDQEGNTADEPGYSPGPAKPHDLAYELQHELEVEDEEKMALERGYVEHEEHAHGHHTVQSSVQTPSPKGRQPGLFSKELLHEVFLNPGIYLLFAGILIGFVSRLQGTDVTSPDDRVFLDLFPGLLCLFLLEMGMTASKKLKDLKVAGPSFIAFGLLAPNVFASIGIGVAHAYSMALGEPFDLGTYALFAVLCGAASYIAVPAVQRLAIPEASPTLPLAASLGLTFSYNVTIGIPVYIEIAKLVTRTWPV, from the coding sequence ATGGTCGGCGAGTTCTGGGAGAACTTCCGACATAACTTGTTCAAGCCGTTGCTGCTGTTCTTCTACGCCGGCTTTTTGATTCCGCTGCTGGGCGTGAAGTTTGAATTCCCTTATGTGATTTATCAAGGTCTGACAATTTACCTGCTCATTGCCATCGGCTGGCACGGCGGCGAGGAGCTGGCAGAACTTGACAGCTCGTCGATTGGAACGGCCTTGGGCTTCATGGGGGTCGGCTTCGTAACGAACCTGAGCATTGGCCTGCTTGCCTTCGTCATGCTGAGGACCTTGACCCGACTGCGTCGGATCGACGCTGCGACGGTGGCAGGATACTACGGATCGGATTCGGCCGGCACGTTTGTTACCTGCCTCGGCGTGCTCGCCTCGCTGAACCTGGCGTATGCGCCTTATATGCCGGTGATGCTCGCGATCATGGAGATTCCCGGATGTCTCGTCGCGCTGGTCCTCGTCGGAATGCTCCGCAAGCGGGGCATGGATCAGGAGGGGAACACGGCCGACGAGCCAGGCTACTCCCCCGGTCCCGCGAAGCCGCACGATCTAGCTTACGAGCTCCAACACGAACTGGAGGTCGAAGACGAGGAGAAGATGGCCCTGGAACGGGGATACGTTGAGCACGAAGAACACGCTCACGGCCACCATACGGTTCAATCGAGCGTGCAAACCCCTTCCCCCAAAGGACGGCAGCCTGGTCTGTTTAGCAAGGAGTTGCTGCACGAGGTCTTCTTGAACCCCGGGATTTACCTGCTGTTCGCCGGCATTCTGATCGGCTTCGTGAGCCGGTTGCAGGGGACCGACGTGACCAGTCCTGACGACCGCGTCTTCCTTGACTTGTTCCCAGGCCTGCTTTGCCTGTTCCTTCTGGAAATGGGGATGACCGCGTCGAAGAAGCTCAAAGATCTGAAGGTCGCTGGCCCCTCGTTTATTGCCTTCGGCCTGCTTGCGCCAAACGTTTTTGCGTCCATCGGCATCGGAGTGGCGCATGCTTACTCGATGGCCCTGGGCGAACCATTTGATCTGGGGACCTATGCCCTCTTTGCCGTTCTCTGCGGCGCCGCCTCGTACATTGCCGTCCCGGCAGTGCAACGGCTGGCGATTCCCGAGGCCAGCCCGACGCTTCCTCTGGCCGCGTCACTGGGACTGACTTTCAGCTATAACGTGACGATCGGCATTCCGGTCTACATCGAGATTGCCAAGCTCGTCACTCGGACCTGGCCCGTCTGA
- the fae gene encoding formaldehyde-activating enzyme, with amino-acid sequence MSDRIIMRTGEALVEGDEDYLAAEPEVVIGELDGPVGHALANLIGDQVKGHTKVFAILNSDIQVRPVTVMVSKVTVNNARYTNILMGTVQAAIANGVLDAVRAGDLPKAKVNDLGIIYSVWLDPSVSDVESLDHDALFRIHREATAKVIRKAMKHEPSIDWLLENQDKVEHFYHRLGLDGEL; translated from the coding sequence ATGAGTGATCGCATTATCATGCGGACGGGAGAGGCCCTGGTCGAAGGCGATGAGGATTATCTGGCCGCCGAGCCCGAGGTTGTCATCGGTGAGCTTGACGGCCCCGTTGGCCACGCACTGGCCAACCTGATTGGTGATCAGGTGAAGGGGCATACCAAGGTGTTCGCCATCCTCAACAGCGATATCCAGGTCCGCCCTGTGACCGTAATGGTCAGCAAGGTCACGGTCAACAACGCCCGATACACCAACATCCTGATGGGAACAGTCCAGGCGGCCATCGCCAATGGTGTGCTCGACGCCGTCCGGGCGGGCGACCTTCCCAAAGCGAAGGTCAACGATCTCGGAATCATTTATTCCGTCTGGCTCGACCCGAGTGTTTCTGACGTCGAATCGCTCGACCACGACGCTCTCTTCCGCATCCACCGCGAGGCCACGGCCAAGGTCATCCGCAAGGCTATGAAGCACGAACCTTCCATCGACTGGTTGCTAGAGAATCAAGACAAGGTTGAGCATTTCTATCACCGCCTCGGGCTCGACGGTGAGTTGTAA